A stretch of the Massilia sp. W12 genome encodes the following:
- a CDS encoding glycosyl hydrolase family 18 protein has translation MKTKQINGLALAIISATLAACGGGSEVQNGASPKLLASKAAASCEAWSASNVYTAGMCVTYNGKTWKAKWWTQNNVPGADQWGPWELQSATPTPTPTPTPTPTPTPTPTPTPTPTPTPTPTPTPTPGCQPYKAGTSYKAGDVVSNAGGVYQCTVAGWCSSGNSAYEPGVGWAWQQAWSATTSNSCTTPTPTPTPTPTPTPTPTPTPTPTPTPTPTPIGRQVGSYFAQWGVYGRNYEVADIHTTKTVVNGVPTSIADQLTFINYAFANVYAKNGGYECDMVTRAEVGNDNPTSPAAGTGGDAWADYQRSPGRTVDGKTIPWDAKLNGNFQQFKLLKAAHPHLKIFISLGGWTWSKNFSAAAKTDALRKQMVSSCIKMFIAGDLPVQDGRGGPGSAKGVFDGIDIDWEYPGGGGQPYNTVDPADKQNFTLLMQEFRAQLDAQGAKDGKRYLLTAAIGAGVDKIANTEPAKYAQYMDWVNVMTYDFHGAWEKTTNFHSALYADPADPSTGNVKKYNSHDGISALIAAGMPRNKMLLGIGLYGRGWTGVPAANGGLYQTATGGAKGTYETGIEDYKVLKNKAGARSIHPVTKQLMLYTSNGEFWTYDDPAVIKTKMQYVKDQGLAGAFSWELDGDTSGDLLTTIWQHR, from the coding sequence GTGAAAACCAAGCAAATCAATGGCCTTGCGCTGGCCATCATCAGCGCTACCTTAGCCGCATGCGGCGGCGGCAGTGAAGTGCAAAATGGCGCCAGCCCCAAGCTGTTGGCGAGCAAAGCCGCCGCCAGCTGCGAAGCCTGGAGCGCCAGCAATGTGTACACCGCCGGCATGTGTGTCACCTATAACGGCAAGACCTGGAAAGCCAAGTGGTGGACGCAAAACAATGTGCCGGGCGCTGACCAGTGGGGGCCGTGGGAGCTGCAAAGCGCCACGCCGACGCCTACGCCAACCCCAACGCCAACCCCAACGCCGACTCCAACGCCAACCCCAACGCCGACTCCGACCCCGACTCCAACTCCAACTCCAACGCCGACTCCTGGCTGTCAGCCGTATAAGGCCGGCACAAGCTACAAGGCGGGCGATGTGGTCAGCAATGCCGGCGGCGTGTATCAATGCACGGTAGCGGGCTGGTGTTCTTCCGGCAATTCGGCCTATGAGCCGGGAGTGGGCTGGGCATGGCAGCAAGCCTGGAGCGCAACGACCTCGAATTCCTGCACCACGCCGACGCCGACGCCGACCCCGACGCCTACGCCTACGCCTACGCCAACCCCGACGCCTACGCCGACCCCAACCCCAACCCCGACGCCGATTGGCCGCCAGGTCGGTTCTTACTTCGCGCAGTGGGGCGTGTATGGCCGCAATTATGAAGTGGCCGACATCCACACCACCAAGACCGTGGTGAATGGCGTGCCCACCAGCATTGCCGATCAGCTGACTTTCATCAATTACGCCTTCGCCAATGTGTACGCCAAGAATGGCGGTTATGAATGCGATATGGTGACGCGCGCCGAAGTCGGCAATGACAATCCGACCTCACCGGCGGCCGGCACCGGCGGCGATGCCTGGGCCGATTATCAGCGCAGTCCGGGACGCACAGTGGATGGTAAAACGATTCCCTGGGACGCGAAATTAAATGGCAATTTCCAGCAATTCAAATTACTCAAAGCGGCGCATCCGCATTTGAAGATCTTTATCTCGCTGGGCGGCTGGACCTGGTCGAAGAATTTCTCGGCGGCAGCCAAAACCGACGCGCTGCGCAAGCAAATGGTGTCGTCTTGCATCAAGATGTTCATTGCCGGCGATTTGCCGGTGCAGGATGGACGCGGCGGCCCTGGTTCGGCCAAAGGCGTGTTTGACGGTATCGACATCGACTGGGAATACCCGGGCGGCGGCGGTCAACCGTACAACACGGTGGACCCGGCGGATAAGCAAAACTTCACTTTGCTGATGCAGGAATTCCGCGCCCAGCTGGACGCCCAGGGCGCCAAAGATGGCAAACGTTATCTGCTCACCGCAGCCATCGGCGCCGGGGTGGATAAAATCGCCAACACCGAGCCGGCCAAGTATGCGCAATACATGGATTGGGTGAATGTGATGACCTATGACTTCCATGGCGCCTGGGAAAAAACCACCAATTTCCATTCAGCGCTGTATGCTGATCCGGCGGACCCTTCCACCGGCAACGTCAAGAAGTACAACTCGCATGACGGCATTTCCGCCCTGATTGCCGCCGGCATGCCGCGCAACAAGATGCTGCTGGGGATCGGTTTGTATGGTCGTGGCTGGACCGGCGTGCCGGCTGCCAATGGCGGCTTGTATCAAACTGCCACCGGCGGGGCCAAGGGGACATATGAAACCGGGATCGAAGACTACAAAGTCTTGAAAAACAAGGCAGGCGCCCGCTCGATTCATCCTGTCACCAAGCAATTGATGTTGTACACCAGCAATGGCGAGTTCTGGACGTATGACGATCCGGCTGTGATCAAGACCAAGATGCAATATGTCAAAGATCAAGGTCTGGCCGGCGCCTTCTCCTGGGAGTTGGACGGCGACACCAGCGGCGACTTGCTGACCACCATCTGGCAACATCGCTGA
- a CDS encoding S41 family peptidase — MYLPSAAALASIPLLTCLLQFASAHAAPAAYVRHPAVSSEYLVFSAEGDLWRAPLAGGQAQRLSTAPDDESQAAISPDGKWIAYQAAAAGVPEVWLMPLAGGAARRLSFENQPCQVLGWSARGEVLYSTQYANGPTGQSVLKAVDIASGALRTLPLLDVTEASLSADGKQIFFTRFGLRNDNARLYRGGAQQQIWRFALDGSMPEAQKISDGRANERSPMWWQGQIYFISDRDGHDNLWRMQENGGGLQKISAARDFQVRQPRLNQGRIVWQQGADLWLHEIANGDTRKIALSLNSAQEQQQRRWVKRPFDFLSHAAIAPQGERVVFNVRGQGLVGGLPPQRRLQLNLPAGMRLRHPMFSHDGKLIYGVCDQAGREQEICSLPANGAEGVRMLTRDGQGQRTHLALSPDGKTLAHSNLDGTLWLLDIASGNNSKLMQIKSSYLQDLRFSPDSKTLAIGFTGEMRDVNQVWLLELASKKLHQLTSDKYVSHAPSFSPDGDWLYLLSERHFHSNQTSPWGDRRMGVSFDKRSKLYAYALRPGLRFPFQPKNELESKPDEAKKAPAALDLAGAAQRIHEVPLPSGNYTRLANDGKRLYVLEQTADGQAQLKVAPIDQQGQGFEVWQSNVANFELSQDAKKLMLQRNRDGAPELLILDAASKPGADLSKHSMALADWPLAIEPAAEWRQMFDDAWRMQRDYFFDRKMRGVDWQAMYARYAPLTERLASRVELNDLLAQLNAELGTLHSQIRSGDVRRAEDAPKPGFLGAQFEPVANGLRISHIYQHEAELPDQAAPLARPETGLKAGDIVQALNGRKLRSLSDLSLALENQANQSVLLDYLRPDSEGRLQSRQAIAQAVDDKRQAHLRYADWEWRNAQKVLQASGGRIGYLHLRDMTGPDLGQFVREYYAHIGRAGLIIDVRRNGGGSIDSWITEKLLRRAWAFWQPRHGLPETNMQGAFLGKLVVLADEQTYSDGETFAAAIKQMGLGTLLGRRTSGAGVWLSDNNNLADRGRMRASENAQHLLPHGEFTIEGVGVTPDIDVENLPHASFKGQDAQLEQAIKLLQEKIQAAPAPQLRAKALPPLQ, encoded by the coding sequence GTGTATTTGCCCTCCGCCGCCGCGCTTGCATCCATTCCCTTACTCACCTGTCTGCTGCAATTCGCCAGCGCGCATGCTGCGCCAGCGGCGTATGTGCGCCATCCCGCCGTTTCCAGTGAATATCTGGTGTTTTCCGCCGAAGGCGATTTATGGCGCGCGCCGCTGGCCGGCGGCCAGGCGCAGCGCTTGAGCACCGCGCCGGATGATGAAAGCCAGGCCGCAATTTCGCCCGATGGCAAGTGGATCGCTTACCAGGCTGCCGCCGCCGGCGTGCCGGAAGTATGGTTGATGCCGCTGGCAGGGGGCGCGGCGCGCCGTTTGAGTTTTGAAAACCAGCCCTGCCAGGTATTGGGTTGGAGCGCGCGCGGCGAAGTCTTGTACAGCACCCAATATGCAAACGGGCCAACGGGACAGAGCGTGCTCAAGGCTGTGGACATCGCCAGCGGCGCACTGCGCACCCTGCCCTTGCTGGATGTGACGGAAGCCAGCTTATCCGCCGATGGCAAACAGATTTTTTTCACCCGCTTTGGCCTGCGCAACGACAATGCGCGCCTGTATCGCGGCGGCGCGCAACAGCAAATCTGGCGCTTTGCCTTGGACGGTTCGATGCCGGAAGCGCAAAAAATCAGCGATGGGCGCGCCAATGAGCGCAGCCCGATGTGGTGGCAGGGACAGATTTATTTCATTTCCGACCGTGATGGACACGACAATCTGTGGCGCATGCAGGAAAACGGCGGCGGCTTGCAGAAAATCAGCGCGGCGCGCGATTTCCAAGTGCGCCAGCCGCGTTTGAATCAGGGCCGCATCGTCTGGCAACAAGGGGCGGATCTGTGGCTGCATGAAATCGCCAACGGCGACACGCGCAAGATTGCGCTCAGTTTAAACAGCGCGCAGGAGCAGCAACAGCGGCGCTGGGTGAAACGTCCCTTTGATTTTCTCAGCCACGCCGCGATCGCCCCGCAAGGTGAGCGGGTGGTGTTCAATGTGCGCGGTCAGGGGCTGGTGGGCGGTCTGCCGCCGCAACGGCGCCTGCAATTGAATTTGCCCGCCGGCATGCGTTTGCGCCACCCGATGTTCAGCCATGACGGTAAATTGATCTACGGCGTATGCGATCAAGCCGGGCGCGAACAGGAAATCTGCAGCCTGCCGGCGAATGGCGCTGAAGGCGTGCGCATGCTGACCCGCGATGGCCAGGGCCAGCGCACCCACCTGGCCTTAAGCCCGGACGGCAAAACGCTGGCGCACAGCAATCTGGACGGCACACTCTGGCTGCTTGATATCGCCAGCGGCAATAACAGCAAGCTGATGCAGATCAAGAGCAGCTATCTGCAAGATCTGCGTTTTTCCCCTGACAGCAAAACCCTGGCCATAGGGTTTACCGGCGAGATGCGCGACGTTAATCAAGTTTGGCTGCTGGAGCTGGCCAGCAAAAAATTGCATCAGCTGACCAGCGATAAATATGTCTCACATGCGCCCAGTTTCAGCCCGGATGGCGACTGGCTGTATCTGCTCTCGGAGCGGCACTTCCACAGCAATCAAACCAGTCCCTGGGGCGACCGCCGTATGGGAGTGAGTTTTGATAAGCGCAGCAAGTTGTACGCGTATGCGCTGCGGCCCGGCTTGCGCTTCCCCTTCCAACCCAAAAATGAGTTGGAGAGCAAGCCTGATGAGGCCAAAAAAGCCCCTGCCGCCCTGGATTTGGCCGGGGCTGCGCAGCGCATTCACGAGGTTCCGCTGCCGTCTGGCAATTACACCCGCCTGGCCAATGACGGCAAGCGTTTGTATGTGCTGGAACAAACGGCAGATGGCCAGGCGCAGCTGAAAGTGGCGCCGATTGATCAGCAGGGACAGGGCTTTGAAGTCTGGCAAAGCAATGTGGCCAATTTTGAATTGTCGCAAGACGCCAAAAAACTCATGCTGCAGCGCAATCGCGACGGCGCGCCGGAACTCTTGATTCTGGATGCGGCCAGCAAACCGGGCGCGGATCTGAGCAAGCACAGCATGGCGCTGGCGGATTGGCCGCTGGCGATTGAGCCGGCGGCGGAATGGCGGCAAATGTTTGATGACGCCTGGCGCATGCAGCGCGATTATTTCTTTGACCGCAAGATGCGCGGGGTCGATTGGCAAGCCATGTATGCGCGTTATGCGCCGCTCACCGAACGCCTCGCCAGCCGGGTCGAGTTGAATGATTTGCTGGCGCAATTGAATGCCGAACTGGGCACGCTGCATTCGCAGATCCGCAGCGGCGATGTGCGGCGCGCAGAAGACGCGCCCAAACCAGGTTTTCTGGGCGCGCAGTTTGAGCCGGTGGCAAACGGCTTGCGCATCAGCCATATCTATCAGCACGAGGCCGAATTACCGGATCAGGCGGCGCCGCTGGCGCGTCCCGAAACCGGACTGAAAGCAGGCGATATCGTGCAGGCGCTGAATGGGCGCAAGCTGCGCAGCCTGAGCGATTTGAGTCTGGCGCTGGAAAACCAGGCCAATCAAAGCGTCTTGCTGGACTATCTGCGCCCGGACAGCGAAGGCCGTCTGCAGAGCCGGCAAGCGATTGCGCAGGCGGTGGATGATAAGCGCCAGGCGCATTTGCGTTACGCCGATTGGGAATGGCGCAATGCGCAAAAAGTGCTGCAAGCCTCCGGCGGGCGCATCGGCTATCTGCATTTGCGCGATATGACCGGCCCCGATCTGGGACAGTTTGTGCGCGAGTATTACGCGCATATCGGTCGCGCCGGCTTGATTATTGATGTGCGGCGCAATGGCGGCGGCAGCATAGACAGCTGGATTACTGAAAAACTGTTGCGCCGCGCCTGGGCTTTCTGGCAGCCGCGCCATGGTTTGCCGGAAACCAATATGCAAGGCGCCTTCCTTGGCAAGCTGGTGGTGTTAGCCGATGAGCAAACGTATTCCGATGGCGAAACCTTCGCCGCCGCGATCAAGCAAATGGGCCTGGGCACGCTGCTGGGCCGGCGCACCAGCGGGGCCGGGGTATGGCTGAGCGACAATAATAATCTGGCCGACCGTGGCCGCATGCGCGCCTCGGAAAATGCGCAGCATCTTTTGCCCCACGGTGAATTCACCATTGAAGGCGTGGGCGTAACCCCGGATATTGATGTGGAGAACCTGCCGCACGCCAGCTTCAAGGGACAGGATGCGCAATTGGAGCAGGCCATCAAACTGTTGCAGGAGAAAATCCAGGCCGCGCCGGCGCCGCAATTACGCGCCAAAGCGCTGCCGCCTTTGCAATAA